A stretch of Zootoca vivipara chromosome 13, rZooViv1.1, whole genome shotgun sequence DNA encodes these proteins:
- the OSGEP gene encoding tRNA N6-adenosine threonylcarbamoyltransferase, with protein sequence MPVVIGFEGSANKIGVGIVRDGEVLSNPRRTYVTPPGQGFLPSDTACHHRACVLAVLQEALQEAGLKPQDIDAVAFTKGPGMGAPLVTVAVVARTVAQLWGKPLLGVNHCVGHIEMGRLITGAQNPTVLYVSGGNTQVIAYSEHRYRIFGETIDIAVGNCLDRFARVLKISNDPSPGYNIEQMAKKGQKLVELPYTVKGMDVSFSGILSHIEEVAHRMLAAKECTPEDLCFSLQETLFAMLVEITERAMAHTGSREALIVGGVGCNERLQEMMGVMCKERGAKLFATDERFCIDNGAMIAQAGWEMFRSGQITALQDSWITQRYRTDEVEVTWRD encoded by the exons ATGCCTGTGGTGATAGGCTTTGAGGGCAGTGCCAACAAGATTGGAGTGGGGATTGTGCGGGATGGAGAGGTGCTGAGCAACCCTCGGCGAACATATGTCACCCCTCCGGGGCAGG GTTTCTTGCCAAGTGACACTGCGTGCCACCACCGGGCTTGTGTCCTTGCTGTGCTGCAGGAGGCCCTACAGGAGGCTGGGCTGAAGCCACAGGACATTGATGCTGTGGCTTTCACCAAGG GTCCAGGCATGGGTGCCCCACTGGTGACTGTAGCAGTTGTGGCACGGACGGTGGCCCAGCTGTGGGGGAAGCCTCTGCTTGGGGTGAATCACTGCGTGGGGCACATCGAGATGGGGAGGCTGATAACTGGTGCCCAGAACCCGACCGTGTTGTACGTCAGCGGTGGAAACACACAG GTTATTGCGTATTCTGAGCACCGATATCGTATATTTGGAGAAACCATCGACATCGCCGTAGGGAACTGCCTGGACCGCTTTGCTCGGGTGTTGAAG ATCTCAAACGATCCCAGCCCGGGCTACAACATTGAACAGATGGCCAAGAA GGGCCAAAAGCTGGTCGAACTCCCCTATACAGTGAAAGGCATGGATGTGTCATTCTCGGGAATCTTGTCTCATATAGAG GAAGTGGCTCATAGGATGCTAGCTGCAAAAGAATGTACTCCGGAGGACCTCTGCTTCTCTCTACAG GAGACTCTGTTTGCTATGCTGGTGGAGATAACGGAACGGGCCATGGCGCACACAGGCTCTCGTGAGGCATTGATCGTGGGCGGCGTTGGCT GTAACGAGCGGCtgcaggagatgatgggagtcatgTGCAAGGAAAGAGGAGCAAAACTCTTTGCTACGGATGAAAG GTTCTGCATTGACAATGGGGCCATGATTGCACAAGCTGGCTGGGAGATGTTCCGATCAGGGCAAATCACTGCGCTTCAGGATTCATGGATTACACAGAG GTATCGTACGGACGAAGTGGAGGTGACTTGGCGTGACTGA